The sequence GGGGAGGGGGGGTCACCTGTTCCCATCTCAGTGGCCGCTCAGGTAATACTTGAGTGCGAGGGCCTCGGGACGCTGGCCTTGGGGGTGTTTCCCCgagttggtggtggtggtggcgagGTGGATGTTCGGGCTTCTCATTCGACCTGCCTCCATGTTGACAGAGACCCAGCCATTCTGACCTGCAGTCCATCACTTCCGTGCCCTACTTCCACAAGCCCCTGCTGCCATCCCTTCTCTTTGCCTTGCTACCGTGAGCCCCAGGCATCCGGAGGCTTTAAACCCCCGTCCCATAGCCTTGTGTGTTCCGTTGCCTTGCTGCAAGCATCCCAATGTCCAGCCAAGCTCCCGGATTTCATCTCCTTCGTCTGCTTTTCTGGGCTCCAGGCCCTCCAGTCCTTTGCCTCCAAGATCCTGGGCACCCGGCCTGTCAACTCCTGAACTCCTGGGATCCTGGCGCCGGAGAGTCTAGTTCTTGACCATTCTCAGAGACCCAGTCTCTTGGCCGCCCCTCCAGGGACACATCAGCGGGAGGCCATGTGGGTGACTGCTTCCCTGCTCTTGACCTTGATTCTTCTCTGACCAGGGTGCCCGAAGCACTCtgaccttctctctcttctctcttggcCAACCTACCCTCTCTCGATTGCAGGCAGCAGAAATCGGGAGCCGAGCTGGCACAAaggcccaggcccaggggccACAGCAGCAGCGGGGCACGGAGGGTCCCAGCTACGCCAAGAAAGTTGCCCTCTGGCTTGCTGGGCTTCTCGGTGCCGGTGGAACCGTGAGCGTCGTCTATATCTTTGGTGAGGGACATATCCCTGCCCCCCCAGTTTTGTTCTGTTGGCCCTGTTTTCTACTGCAGAACCTATTCCTCTTTCCTCTAAGGGCTCCCCTGTGTTCATTCCCTGGCTCCTCCCTCAATAGGGCAGCCAACTAGAACGTCTACCTTGGAAATGGGGGAAGTCTCCCTTTTACTCACTTTGTTCAAGGTCCTGCTCTTTCTAGTTGGTTCCTGTACTAGGCTACAGGGTGTgagtgggaagagaggaagatggggaaagaCAGGCCTGGACTGGCTTCCTAAGCTACTCTGCCCTCAGCACCCAAAACTCCAGCCCTCCCCAAGTCCCTCTATCCCTCAGAAACCCAGGAGACCCAGGGGTCCTGGCTACCAGCCCCCTCCTCTCTTGATCTCAGTAGACCATGCCTCTAGCCCTCTTGCCACAGACCCAGGAGTGCAGCGCcctgccctcttcctccctcaGGACCCAGGAGACCAGGCCCCCAGGCCTCTCATTCATCCCTGTCTCCCTTGCAGGAAACAACTCTGTGGATGAAACTGGTGCCAAGgtgagggggacagagacccagaggccTTGCCGGGGGTCTCCTCCTGTGGGTGCCCTCCCCTGAGGTCTGTGCAGGCTCATTTCTGGTCTGGGGTGAGCCTCTTCCTCCCAGGGACCTTTGCCTACTCCTCCCAGGGccctggagatttcttttctgGGTGTGATGGGATTGTGCCTCTGCCATCCCAAACcctccatttttctctctgcctcccagatTCCCGATGAATTCGACAATGGTGAGTAAACAGACACAGATTTTGGGGTCCCCTGACCCTCCCTGCTCTGCCATTTGTAGGGGTGTTTCCCTCCCCATCTGATGCCCTTGGCTTCTCCTTCCATTAGGGGGTGGGGGATCCAGCagctgggtggctttgggggGAGGGGCATCACAGagccccagcccccttccctggCCCCTCAGCCCAGGAGCAGATGGTCAGggatgggtgggggaggggaatccGGGGTGGGAGTGCTTGGGGAGACCCGGCTCTCTGTTGCCAGACACATGGCTTCCTGTGCCTTAGATCTGAGCATCTGCAGTCCCTCACCCCCTCTTTATGACAGCCTCCTTTCTTCCCCCGGCTCCTCATTTCCAAAACAATGCCTCcgtcctccctcccccttttggTTAACCAGCTTTGGGGGAGTTTCTGACAAATTGGATAGTAGAGAGTAGTTGTCAATTCTGTCACACCTGGTCCTttccaggagaaaaacaaaattggtaaGTCCAGAAAGCCACCTGTTTGTGCTGGGGGAGTTTGCAAACCAGCATGTTAGTACATTGATTGTTTTAAACTAGGCAGGTGGAAAAGTATGCTGTTTTAACTGGGCAGGTGTAGAATCATACTGGTTTAAACAAATCAGCGTACTGATTTAAACTGGGCAGGTAAACTTGCAGGTTGAAAACGTgtgtgtttcttagcttcagtggTTCTGACGTTTTGCTTTGGAAAAGGCAGGCCCCGTAAATAGTTGTTTAACTGGACTAGAAAAACTGTGGGCAGTCGTGTAAGATGCCTGTTTTAAACTGGATTCAGTATATTCGCTTAAACCAGGATTTTTCAACTTTGGCTCTATTGATTCTTTGGATCAGATAGTTGTTTGTTGTGGGGGAGTGTCCTGTGTGTTGTAAGATATTTAGCGGCACCCTGgtcctctacccactagatgccagtgttGTGACATCAATACTGGagtcagaaatgtctccagacactgctcAATTTCCCGGAAGAGGGGGACAAAATTGCTCCTCGTTGCGAACCACTGGTTTGAAGTATCCAGCTGTGTGTATATGTTCACTGTGATTTAACTAGACTCAGCGTCCTGGCTTAAAGCGGGCAGATCTAGAAGCCTAGGTTCAAAACGGACTAAATATACTGGCGTCATGTCCGCAGGTCTCTCCGTGTGTGGGTTTTAAGTGGGCAGGCGTGTGAATGTTCTGTTTTATACCTGGGGTGGTGTGTGGGTATAAAGATTCAGGTTAAAACTGGGCAGGTGAATAAAAACATCTGTTCCTACCTGGCGGCTATGTCATTGCCTTCTACCTTTGGGCTTAGAAATGAGCTGGTTCAAACCAGGTGGGAGTGTAGACCGGTTTCTGATAGATAAACTCCGGTTTGTCCGGGAGGTTGAGCAGTGGCTTATCTTAGAATCTCTTTTTGCCCTGGCGTTCTCTAGATCCAATCCTGGTACAGCAGTTGCGCCGGACATACAAATATTTCAAAGATTACAGACAGGTGAGCAGGAGCCCTGGGCCCAGGCCCCATCCCCCCGTCCCCAGTTCCCTGTCTCCCCGAGTGCCCCCATTTTGTCCTCCGTCCGCAGATGATCATCGAGCCCACCAGCCCCTGCCTTCTCCCAGACCCGCTGCGGGAGCCCTACTACCAGCCGCCCTACACCCTGGTCTTGGAGCTCACTGGCGTCCTCCTGCACCCTGAGTGGTCGGTGTGTCCTGGGGAAGGCAGCGGGTTGGGGACATAGGGTAGAGCAGGGTGGCCGGATTGTGATGATGTGGTTAAGAACGTAGACTCGGGAGCCAGGCTGGGGTTCAGAGCAGCTCTGCTGTGTGATTCTGGGGAGGAGGTATGCCCTCTCTGGCCCGCTTGCCTCAGTGGTGCTACCCCTGCCCCGTAGGCTGTTGTAAGTGCCCCAAGTAAGGGCTGCAGAGGAGTCGGCTGGTGTTCTGGGCCCCACACCCTTCAGACTCTCAGACCCTCAGTCACAGCCATGTACTCCTGACCCCCCCCGAGGGCCACAAAGACAGGGGGAGAGCACTCTGGTTCTGGGAGTCTCCAGGCTGGGTCTTTGTCGTCCTGGGAGCCTTGGGGGCCTTGGGTCTTGGTGTTTCACTGCTTTCACTGCTCCCCAGCTGGCCACGGGCTGGAGGTTTAAGAAGCGTCCGGGCATTGAGACCTTATTCCAGCAGCTGGCCCCTTTGTATGAAATCGTCATCTTCACGTCGGAGACTGGCATGGTGAGGCCCCCGGCAGAGGAGGGGGGTCGATGTGGCGGGGGATCTGCAGGGCCGGGGCTCAGCCTGACTGTGTTCTCCCATCCCACCCAGACTGCGTTTCCACTCATCGACAGCGTGGACCCCCACGGCTTCATCTCCTACCGCCTGTTCCGGGACGCCACAAGATACATGGATGGGCACCATGTTAAGGTGCCATGTGGGGATCATGGGTGGGCCTCTGGGATTTGGGGGAGCTGGCACTTCCTGAGGGAAAGAGGACTCAGTTCTGACCCCAGCCTCAACCCTACATCTGGTTCTGGTCCAGGTCTGATTCTAGCAGGATGGCAGCCCGCCCTCAGTCTGGGCTGGGCCTCTaggcccttctcccttccccagagtCTGGGAGTGGGTGTGGGGGGAAATGAGGTCTCCCCAAGGAAGACAGTTGGGGGTTAGGGGTAGGGACGTGAAAGCTGGCAGCTGTTTTTTGTCTCTGTGACTGGAACTGAGTGTCTCTGGGATTGTGTAATTGTAGTAGCTTATATGAGACTCTGATTAGGGTTGGTTTGATCTGGGGTCTGTTGCTGTCACCAGCAATGTATCCAGGGGTCCAGGAGTCTGTGAATGGGTCTCTGTTGGTCTGGTTCCAAGCATCTGTGTGTCTAAGTGGCTATTGGGTTTCTGACCATGTCTTGGTGGGCCTGGGGGTCTACGTAGTTCTTCAGGGTGCAGAAGGACGTGGGCCGTGATTGAGGTCTTGGAGGGTCTGTGTGTGGGTACCTGTCTGAGTGGCTCCCGTGTGTTGCGGTAGATCTGTCTGCACCTCTTTGTCTGGATGAGAGGTTTGCAGACCTGCAACAATCACCTGGGGCAGTGGTTAACCACATGAGCACCCGGCGCCCTTTTCAGGGAACCTGCACATCAGCCTGTCTGCGTGCCAGGGCTGTGACTAgcccccagctccctgggggGTTTGGTGCTGTCATCCCAGCCTGCTCTTGGGGAGGCCCCGTTGTGGTGATCCCAGTGTGCAGTGCTGTGTGTGcgtgtatctgtgtgtgtctttatctgtctccctctctctctctgggggttcctggtggggagggaaggggcacaGGCCTTAATCTGACCTATGGCCCACTTGCAGGACATTTCCTGTCTGAATCGGGACCCGGCCCGTGTGGTAGTCGTGGACTGCAAGAAGGAAGCCTTCCGCCTGCAGCCCTACAATGGTGTCGCCCTGCGGCCCTGGGACGGGAACTCCGATGACCGTGTCTTGTTGGACCTGTCTGCCTTCCTCAAGAGTGAGGCTGACCCCTGACCTTCTGGCTTCTGACCCCAGAGCCCTTGACCCTCAAGAGGGACGACAGACACTTGATTCTAGCTTgtttttcctgtaaaatggggtacTCGAGGTGCAGGCGATCCACAAGCATCTTGCAGTCTTCAGAAGCTTCTTAGAATATTTGGGGTGCCCCTCTGGAGTACTTAGGGGGTGCTCAGGAATGTTCAGGGGTGCCCTTTTAGAGTGTTGAGAAGCGTTCCAGGCAGTTTCGACCTTTACCCTCATGGGCCCTGGCCTGCTC comes from Equus asinus isolate D_3611 breed Donkey chromosome 26, EquAss-T2T_v2, whole genome shotgun sequence and encodes:
- the TIMM50 gene encoding mitochondrial import inner membrane translocase subunit TIM50, with translation MAASAALLLRLRSGLRLGARGLCARLATPPPRASDQAAEIGSRAGTKAQAQGPQQQRGTEGPSYAKKVALWLAGLLGAGGTVSVVYIFGNNSVDETGAKIPDEFDNDPILVQQLRRTYKYFKDYRQMIIEPTSPCLLPDPLREPYYQPPYTLVLELTGVLLHPEWSLATGWRFKKRPGIETLFQQLAPLYEIVIFTSETGMTAFPLIDSVDPHGFISYRLFRDATRYMDGHHVKDISCLNRDPARVVVVDCKKEAFRLQPYNGVALRPWDGNSDDRVLLDLSAFLKTIALNSVEDVRTVLEHYALEDDPLEAFKQRQSRLEQEEQQRLAELSKSSKQNLFFGSLTSRLWPRSKQP